ccagcccacctCTCAGGAGGGATTGTGAGGGCTTGTCCCTAGCATGGAGGGCCGATGGCAACGCGGGGCACACAGCGGCACCTGCAGGTCCCCACAGACAGGGGGGAGAAGAGCCCAGGGGGTCAGGCTCTCAACCTTCCCCCTCCCCGACCCCCCAGAATGGGAGCAGATGCCCACAGCACttcccagcagagctggggcaggcAGCACGTGTCCCAGCTCACTGCAGCGGGGAGATCTTCAGGGGGATCATGATCCGTGACTCCATCGTCCGAATCAGCggcactgcagaacacagccgGGTCAGctcacagctcacagcacagcagggcagccccagccccgtCTGCTCACCCGTGTAGTAGACATTCTCATCCCAGCCCCGCTTCCTCCACGCTGCGTTCCTCGTCTCCTCACGGCTCTGCAGGTCCTTGTAGGCTGCGGGGGGGGAAACCTTGTTCTTaacccccctgcagcccccaaggAATGGTGTGTGGGGTTCGGGGTGCACAAGGTGATGGTACTGCCGGGGTGGGGTTGGTGAGATGAGCCCGCTTACCCCAGAGATGGTGCACGACATACAGCTCCCCGATCTGAGAGAAGAAGCCACCCACTGCCTCCTGGTTCTCCTGGCGGTACTTTATGGCCCGAGCCCTGGTGAAATGCAGAGGAACACCAGGGCTTGGCACAGGAGCTCTGcccatctcctgctgctcagctctaATGTCCCCATGAAGGGCGGTCAAGGCTTCAACTGTGCTGCCACCGTCACAGGAACAAGGATGCAGGAGTGGGTCCGAGGGCCAGCATCACCTGACCATATGTAGAACACCGGGTGGATAAAGCAGCCACTCACCAGTTATTGCCCCACTCGATCATGGTCCCTGGCtgcaaacaaaggaaataaacaagGTAAGGCAGCTGTACCTTCTCCCTCTGCTCAGGGCAAACTCGCAGCCAGAAACATCCACAGGACCACAGGCAGCATGTACAGCAGGGCCCTGGGATCCCCTGGGTTCCCACTGAAACCCTTCATGCCTCACCTTGAGCTTGTAGGTCCTCAGCTCATAGATGTTGGGCCCCTTGCGGGGCAGGGGCTCATTCCAAAAGCtgaactccagcagcagctggttccTGCGGGACAGCAGCATGCGGCTCCTCTCCTTGCGGAAATCCAGGTACTCCTGCGGACAGCTGAGGCTCAGAGCAAGATGGTGGGAGCGGGGACACCCCATAAGGCACCCCATTTGGCCACCAATGTGAGCAGTACCTTGTTTTGCTTCAGCTTGTTCATGCAGTC
This sequence is a window from Excalfactoria chinensis isolate bCotChi1 chromosome 16, bCotChi1.hap2, whole genome shotgun sequence. Protein-coding genes within it:
- the NIPSNAP1 gene encoding protein NipSnap homolog 1, which gives rise to MAAARAGGGAVLLRRLHGGGGGCGAFGGARAYSRDAEGSWFRSLFVHKVDPRKDAHSNLLSKKETSNLYKIQFHNVKPECLDAYNSLTEEVLPKLHSDADYPCDLVGNWNTWYGEQDQAVHLWRFSGGYPALMDCMNKLKQNKEYLDFRKERSRMLLSRRNQLLLEFSFWNEPLPRKGPNIYELRTYKLKPGTMIEWGNNWARAIKYRQENQEAVGGFFSQIGELYVVHHLWAYKDLQSREETRNAAWRKRGWDENVYYTVPLIRTMESRIMIPLKISPLQ